In one window of Gossypium hirsutum isolate 1008001.06 chromosome A01, Gossypium_hirsutum_v2.1, whole genome shotgun sequence DNA:
- the LOC121216254 gene encoding uncharacterized mitochondrial protein AtMg00860-like, with protein MEDKEVAVTGESQNYLSNIISALRAEKLELPGFPPSREVEFGIELFPGMVPVSIAPYRIALKELEVTFLGHVVSAEGIKMDPRKIEVVLDWKTPKSVSKIQSFLGLAGYYRRFVEGFLLIVAPLTKLLRTGVSFEWTDKQQETSGKLKKVLTEAPVLIQPEPRKEFTVFSDASHVGLGCVLMQEGKVVAYVSR; from the exons ATGGAGGATAAGGAGGTGGCAGTGACTGGTGAAAGCCAGAATTACCTGTCGAATATAATTTCGGCattaagggctgagaagttg GAGCTGCCAGGGTTTCCGCCCagcagagaagtagaatttggaatCGAGTTGTTTCCTGGTATGGttccggtgtccatcgccccttatcgGATAGCACTGAAGGAGTTG GAGGTTACTTTTCTAGGGCATGTGGTGTCAGCTGAGGGGATTAAGATGGATCCCCGGAAAATTGAAGTAGTGTTAGACTGGAAAACACCCAAGTCAGTGTCAAAAATCCAAAGTTTTCTAGGCTTGGCAGGGTACTATAGGCGGTTTGTTGAGGGCTTTTTATTAATTGTTGCACCGTTAACTAAGTTGTTGAGGACGGGGGTATCGTTTGAATGGACAGACAAGCAGCAAGAGACTTCTGGAAAGCTCAAGAAAGTCTTAACTGAGGcccctgtgttgattcagccagagcctAGGAAGGAGTTTACAGTTTTTAGTGACGCGTCGCATGTGGgcttgggttgtgtattgatgcaagaaggaaaggtggttgcGTATGTGTCACGGtaa